TTACAAGAGTTGAGTCGGATATGTGTAGAAACCTTGCGAGAAACCGATATGGTTGCGCGCATGGGTGGGGAAGAGTTTGCGATTCTGTTCCCTGAAACCGATGCACAACATGCTTTTGAAGTGGCCGAACGATTGCGCGATAAAATCGAAAAGAATGAGCTATCGCTTGAATCAGGCATGCCACTCACGTTTACAATATCGATTGGTGTCATCACGCTGACCAAGAAAAACGTGAATATCGACATGCTGCTACACCTTGCAGACAAGGCACTGTATGAGGCTAAAAATACTGGGCGAAATAAAGTCTGTACGCTCTGACCTCAAGGCCTTTGCTTGAGGTCTTTACTGGGCGTTGGGTTATTCCAGATAGTTTTTTCTGATTTTCTGTTTGATCAAATCTCTGATCGTTTGCAGATAGTTTTCATAACTACCAAAAAAGCGGGAAACCATGCTTTTGCAACTTGGGCAGGTGACCATTTTTTCAGGGTATTCGCCATCCACCACTTTTAAGTCGTGCTTGCAGTTGACACAATGCGGTTGCAAATCCGTAATCTGATCAAAGGCTTCCTGATATTTCCAGGTCCAGCGCGCGCCATGAAATTCATCAGTGAGATAACTCATCCATTTAGGGGTGTCATCGCCCAAGTAATTCAATAACAGCTTGGCAAGCACACCTACTAAAATCACGCTATCAATCACCAACAACGTGAATAAGGCATTGCTGTAATCGCCCTTTGATATCAGCCAATGACCAGCTTCAGTGAAAGTCACCAGTAAACCGATGATGATCAAAAGCACGGGTAAAATCAGCTTCCAGTATTGTAAAAACAATACCTGTAGTTTTTCAGGATATTTAGATAGGGAAGCGTAATCTGAGCGTTTCATAGGCTCACCATTCTTTTGAAGTTCTCAAGCATTTAATTCTCCATTGAATTCATCATAAATAATGAATTTCTTATATTATTCGGCAAAGATGTCACCATAAAAATCAGCTAAATAGAGAGTGTTTGCTGTATTTCATGGATTTTACTTGGCGCATGATTTATTATTTCGTACTTACAACTTGCATACACTTACTAACCAATCAGTTTACCAAAAATTGGCCTTAAATAACAAATACTTGCTTGTCTTGTTCCAACTTCGGGGTAATTCATTATTACAACATTCACAATCCAGTCCATTCGGACTATGTGAAACTATTTAAGTTGCCTGCATAGTCTTGTGCTTAAGGCTATGATTGGCTGAATTTAGACGATTTAAAATTAAAGGTTTGCGCATTTTGCGCAAATGAACGAGGAAGATATGTCCGACTACGTCATTGCTTTTGAGAAACTTCGTATTGATGATGTGCCAGCCGTTGGCGGCAAAAATGCATCACTAGGTGAGATGATCAGCCAGTTAACTGCCAAGGGTGTGCGCGTGCCTACAGGCTTTGCTACTACAGCACATGCCTATCGTGAGTTTCTGGCGCAAGATGGGCTTGATGATCGTATCAATGCAGAGCTTGATCGTTTGGATGTAGAAGATGTCACGGCATTAGCTGTTTGTGGCAATAAAATCCGTGAGTGGATTATGACAGCCAACTTCCCTAAAGCTTTATTAGATGGTATTGCTGAGCATTATCAAACCCTGACGACACAAATGGGCGATAGCGTGAGTTTCGCTGTGCGTTCATCTGCCACAGCGGAAGATTTGCCTGATGCCTCATTCGCAGGTCAGCAAGAGAGTTTTCTGAATATTCGTGGTCTCGACAATATCTTGCACGCCATCAAAGAAGTATTCGCTTCACTGTATAACGACCGTGCGATTTCATACCGAGTGCACAAAGGCTTTATCCATGCGGACGTTGCTTTATCGGCAGGTGTTCAGCGCATGGTGCGCAGTGATATAGGTAGCTCAGGTGTGATGTTCACTATGGATACCGAATCTGGTTTTGATGAAGTCGTATTTATTACCTCAGCCTATGGCTTGGGCGAAACCGTGGTGCAGGGTGCCGTTAACCCAGATGAGTTCTATGTGCACAAACCATTGTTGGCTGAGGGCTTCCCAGCGATTATCCGTCGTTCACTTGGCTCAAAAATGATCAAAATGGTATTTACCGATGCCAATCAAGCGGGTAAAAGCACCATCACAGTGCCTGTTGATACAGTCCAAAGCACACAGTTCTCGCTGACAAATGAAGAGATTCTTGAGCTTGCACGCTATGCCATGATTATTGAAAAACACTATGAACGCCCGATGGATATCGAGTGGGGTAAAGATGGCGTTGATGGTAAGTTGTACATCTTGCAGGCTCGTCCAGAGACAGTTAAGTCTCAGGCTGGCAACTCGGTAGAGAAGTTCCAGCTGATTGGCACAGGTACTCCATTAGTCACTGGCCGTGCTGTGACACAAAAGATTGGTGTAGGTCCTGTACGTATCGTTAAAGACGCGTCAGAAATGCATACTGTGCAACCTGGCGATGTGCTTGTGGCCGACATGACGGACCCGAACTGGGAACCAGTCATGAAGCGCGCCTCAGCATTGGTGACTAACCGTGGTGGTCGTACCTGTCATGCTGCCATTATTGCGCGTGAATTGGGCATCCCTGCGATTGTTGGCTGTGTGAATGCCACTGAGCTTCTAAAAGAAGGCGACATTGTGACCGTATCGTGTGCCGAAGGTGAAACAGGCCACGTATATGCGGGTGCTTTGGACTATAAACAGACCACAGAGACCGCTACCGCGTTGAAAATGGCTCCTGTCAAAATCATGATGAACGTTGGTAATCCAGATATGGCGTTTAGCTTTGCCCAGATTCCTAATCATGGCGTAGGCCTTGCCCGCCTAGAATTTGTGATCAATAACATGATCGGCATACACCCTAAGGCCATTCTCAACTTCGACAAAGTGCCAGCCGACATGCAGGCTGAGATTACTCGTCGTGCCAATGGCTACGCCAGCCCACGTCAGTTCTATATTGATAAACTGGCTGAAGGTGTTGCAACCATTGCAGCTTCTTTCTGGGGCAAGCCAGTGATTGTGCGTTTGTCTGATTTCAAGTCAAACGAATACAAGAAACTGGTCGGTGGTGATATTTATGAGCCAGATGAAGAAAACCCGATGCTTGGTTTCCGCGGTGCAGCGCGCTACATTGCAAAAGATTTCAGAGATTGTTTCGAGCTTGAATGCCTGGCGATGCGCAAGGTACGTGAAGAGTTAGGCCTGACTAACGTTGAATTGATGATTCCGTTTGTACGCACCTTGGAAGAAGCACGCCAAGTCGAAGAAATTCTTGCTGAATATGGACTCAAGCGCGGCGTAAATGGCTTGCGTTTAATCATGATGTGCGAGATTCCATCGAATGCGCTATTGGCGGAAGAGTTCCTCAAATACTTTGATGGTTTCTCAATCGGCTCTAACGATTTGACACAACTGACTTTAGGGATGGATCGTGACTCAGGTTTGATGGCACATGGTTTTGACGAGCGCGACGCTGCGGTCAAGGTATTATTGAAGATGGCGATTGATACCTGTAACCGACTAAATAAATATGTGGGTATTTGCGGTCAAGGCCCATCAGACCATCCTGACTTTGCTGAGTGGCTGGTTGAAAAGGGCATACAGTCTGTTTCGTTGAATCCTGATACGGTTGTGAGCACCTGGCAACGACTGACAAAGTAAATATAGACACAAAATAAGCTTGGCTTTATATACACTGACCACATCATTTGTTGATAACATCTGATGTGGTTTTTTATTTTAAGCGCTGCATTCAGGTGCAAAAATAGGTTGAACGGGGAGAGTAAGCATGCAACAACGTACGGTTTTCTTTGTGTCAGACAGCACAGGCATCACAGCTGAGTCTTTAGGGCATTTGCTCGCACACTTCCCTGAAGTGAAGTTTCGCCAGTTTCGTTATCCATTTATCGACTCAATTCAAAAGATTGAGGGAGTACTGCAACGCATAGCTCAGGCAAGGGAGGAGGATGGCGTCCGCCCAGTGATTATGATGACCCTGGTTGACCCTGATTACCGTGCGCTCGTAAAGCAGGCAGATGCATTATGTCTGGATATGTTTGGCGCAATCATTGATCCACTCTCGGCCGAATTAAATATGCAACCATCGCTTGGTGTGGGTATCAGCCACGGCGTGCTTGGGCATAGCTACCATGAACGTATGGATGCCATTAATTTTTCGCTCGGGCATGATGATGGGCAGACCAATCATGGTCTGGATGAAGCGCAGGTGATTTTGATTGGTGTTTCTCGTTGCGGCAAAACACCTACCAGTCTTTACCTTGCTATGCAGTTTGGTATTAAAGCGGCCAATTATCCGTTGATCCCTGAAGACTTTGAACGTATGACTTTGCCTTCTATATTGGATAAATATCCAGAAAAGCTTTATGGCCTGACAATTCAGCCAGAGCGTCTGCATTCAGTTCGTAGCGAGCGTCGCCCAGATAGCTTTTATGCTTCATTGGCCAATTGCAAAGAAGAAGTACGTCTGGCGGAGTCATTGATGGAGCGCGCACATGTGCCTTGGATTGATTCAACCAGCCGCTCTATTGAAGAGCTATCAACGACTATTTTGCAAAAGATTAAAGTTAAGCAGTATGCTTAATTTGTGCTGGAAACTGAGGCCAGCATAGGAAAATTGCATAAGTCTATACCATCGGATAGAGCGCTGATCTTAGTTTGCTAATGATTGGTAATGCCGCTAATCCTCCGATTAAATCGGCACTTAGGTCGTCTAGCCCAGCATGTCTGCCAGGGATGTATATTTGGTGAAATTCATCTGCAGCCCCAATGAGCACTACGAGTATTAAGATCAAAGCCAAGGGTTTGGATTTTAATATCATCCCCAGAAAGATGCCGATACTGCCGTAGGCGATGAAGTGCACCAGCTTATCCCATGGCGATGGGAACAGGCTCCCTGCACCAGATGCTTCACCGCCAATGAATATGCCCAATAGCATGACAACTAAGCAAATGAGTGCCAACTGCTGAATAGCCACTGCTCTATAGCGGGAAGCTTTAATAGGCACCGCTTTCCTTTTTAAGAACAACAAGTATCGTTTTTACTACAATATACATATCTAATTTAGGGCTCCAATTACGCAGATAATCAATGTCGTAATCAATACGCTCTTTCATTTTATCCAGTGTTTCGGTTTCGCCTCTCAAACCATTCACTTGCGCCCAGCCTGTGATGCCTGGTTTTACTTTATGCCTGATCATATAGCCAGTAATCATTTTCCTGTACATTTCATTATGTACCACGGCATGGGGGCGAGGGCCGACTATACTCATGCGCCCCTGCAGTACGTTGATGAACTGAGGCAACTCATCCAGAGATGTTTTGCGCAGAAATGCGCCTAAGGGTGTGATGCGGCTATCAGTCTTTGTAGCCTGTTTTACCTCTGTACCATCTTCGCAAACGGTCATTGACCTGAATTTATATACGGTAATTTCATCGCCATATAAACCGTATCGGCGTTGCTTGAATATAACAGGTCCAGGCGAGGTGGATTTTATAGCAATGGCGATGCAAGCCAATACTGGCGAAATCAATATTAATGTGACTAGCGAGAATAAGATGTCTGCAACTCGCTTAATCATCCCGTTAAACCCAGTGAATGGTGTTTCAATTAGCGCGACTAAAGGTATGCCATTCATTTCACCAATGCTGCCTTGTATCAATTCCGTCTGAAATATGTCTGGGACAAAATAAACTGACACTGTCGTGTCTTTTAGCTTGTTCAGGAGTTTGACCATGCGCGACTGGTCTGCGACTGGTAAGCATAGATAAATACTGTCTATTCGATTTTCTTTAACGTAACTAGCGACAGAGCTGATCGCACCAAGATGACTAGTGTTGCTAGGTAATTTCGGTACGCGATCTAATTCTCGGTCTTCAAAAAAGCCTATTAGCTTGGTGGTGCTGTATTGATCTTTTGCGATGCTCGCTGCAAGGGCTAAGCCCTGTTCGTTAATGCCAACAATTACACTGCGTTTTGCAGGCCCTTGTAGCTTGATAATGATTGGAGCCGCGAGTCTTAGCAGTAGGATTGCAAACAGTTGGAACACTGGGGTCACCAATAGCCAGCAGACAATTGCTTTGACTGAGAACAGTCCTATGTACTCAGTGAACCATCCAAACACTAATATAAATCCAGCAATGCTGAACCAACTGATCAATACATTGCTGATGGACTCTAAATCGGGGTCATGAATATTGGAGTGCGCAGGAAAATTCAGTAAGAAAAGAATAAGTGATAAGGTCAGGCACAAGGGAGTTAATTCACCATAAAAGTGATAATAGAGCCCCCATAGTGCAAGCACGATAGTGACTGGCTGCAAGAACGCCTCAATGATAAAGAGTATATTATCTCGGGCAATCGATATGCCCAATTTATCCCCTATGATTGACTGTGCGCGTGATTGCTTCATTAATCTTTAAACCCTCTGTCTGTTGTGATTGTCAAAAATGCTTTATGGAGACAGTTCATCGACAGTTGCTTCCAATAAGCTAAGTGAATATAGGCAAAGAATATGCCATGGGAAGTAAGTAACCGATCGATACAGCGCCTAAAACTTATGAATATCATGGTAAGGAAAAGACATTGTTGTTTAATTTCGTCTTGATAAAGATGCCGAGATTAGATGCGCTCAACGATTTAATCTATTTAAGAAATAATTGTCTCTTAAAGGAGACAGTGACATATCTAATATAATCAGGACCTTCAGGTGGGACTGATTTGCTGAGTCGCTATGTCACGACAACTTTGACTATTTTATTCTGGATTTTCTAGTATTCATTGGCTTTGATGAAAACATCAGTCTACATTCTATTGCTAGTAGCCAATAAAAAAGCCCAACAGCAATTAAGCGATGGGCTTTTAAACAAATTGCTCTAATTACTTAGCGCAATTTATAACATGTTTATTAAATCAAAGACTTTCTACGGCTAGCAATGAAACCAATAATACCTAAACCAGCTAAGAACATGCCACTTGTCTTAGGTTCTGGTACAGCAGAAACTGTATATTCTGCACCAATCAGTGCCGTTCCAAACTTATTACCAACTTTGCTAGTAATGCCACTAATTAGCAACTCGTAGTCACCAGCGACTACATTTTTGAAACTAAAGGTATCGCCAGAAAAAGTGCTCGATCCGAAACTACCGCCTGAAAATGTTGCGGGAACAAGGCTATAAACTTTATTGAATAGAGTTGCAGATCCAGTGCCGTAAAGAATACTTCCAGTAATATCAGAAAGACTTGATATTGAAATAGTGCCCAAAGATAAATCAGTGAAACTACCTTTGACAATTACTGGATCAGTTGTATCCGCAAATGAAGCCATCGAACATATTGATAAAACAAATGCTAGTAGAAACATCTTAATCTTCATTTGGTGCCCCTAAGTTTAAATACATAAAATACAGTTTTGCTTAATTATCAAATAGTACTTCTTCTCTTCGGTTTCGATTATCCTTTTTCTCGCAATATCCTCAATAGCCCGAATGGTCTAATAGGCTGAATTCTGACCTTTAAATATGACAGAAATTGTTTTTATAACAATATACATATCCAGTTTCGGGCTGTAATTCCTGAGGTAGTCGATATCATAGTCGATGCGTGCCTGCATTTTTTCCAAAGTATCGGTTTCTCCCCTAAATCCATTTACTTGTGCCCAGCCTGTAATGCCGGGTTTGACCTTGTGGCGAATCATGTAACCTTTAATAAGCTTCCTATACATTTCATTGTGTGAGATCGCATGCGGACGTGGTCCTACTACGCTCATCCGACCCTGCAGTACATTGATGAATTGAGGAAGTTCATCCAGTGAAGTCCTTCTGAGAAACGCACCTAGTTTAGTAATTCTTTGATCACCTAGTTTTGCTTGAGTTAGGTCGTGGCCATCTTCACATACCGACATAGACCTAAATTTGTAGACGAGTATTTCTTTACCATCTAACCCGTACCTCCTTTGTTTAAAGATGATAGGGCCAGGCGTGCTTAGCTTTACGGCAATTGCAATTAAAATAAGTAGTGGCGATATGAATACAAGTGCAAACATGGCAAAAAGAAAATCTGCAGCCCTTTTTATTATTCCGTCGTAGCCAGTAAAGGGAGATTCGCGAACTGCGACTACGGGTATTCCATCTACTGCATTCATGCGGCCCTGAATGAGGTCTGTAATAAAAATATCTGGTACAAAATAGATAGATGCTGTGGTGTCTTTAAGATCGTCGAGTAAAGCGACTATTCTTGGCTGTCGAGCCATAGGGAGGGACAGATAAATGGTATTGACGTCATTTTCTTGAACGAAATTGGTTAATTCGGATAACTTTCCTAAGATTGGATATTCTTTTTGGCCCTCTAAACGTTCAATTTGACGATCTTCGAAAAACCCCAATAAGTTCATCGAATGATAGTTGCTATTAATTAACCGGTCAGCGATTGCTAACCCCTGAGAATTCATCCCTGCAATCACAGCAATCTTTGTGGGGCCTTGTATTTTGATGATTAAGTCAGAAAGAAATCTTAATCCAAGTGTAGAAAGAATTAAAACGATAGGGGTAATCATGACCCACAAATACAAGGTTTTCTCATTAAACGCACTTATGAAGTCGGTAGTGATAACAAAAGTCAGTAATAGACTTATTAATACCAGCCAAGACACAATTACATTCGTGATTATTTTTAGAGTTGAAAATCCGAGTTTTGGGCTGCTAGGGAATGTGACCGAAAACAGAATCACGCATACGATGATATATATAGAATCTATATCCCCCTCATTAAAATAACAAACAGCCAGTAAGCTAACTATGATGAGTAATGGGTCAAGGAAGGCTTCAATCAGGTAAAGTATATTGTCTCGAGCAAAAGTAATTCCAGTAACTTTTCTCCCGATGGTGTTCCCGATCAGTTCTTTCATTTATTCGGATACATTTCTTTGAAATTAGTCACAGCTTGAGCACGATTCAAGACATCCAGTTTTTTGAATATTCTTTGCAGATGATTTTTAACGGTAAAGAAGCTGATATCTAATATCATGGCAATCTCTTGATTTGTCTTCCCGCTTCTTACCCATTTCATGATTTCAATTTCTCGTTCAGAGAGGCTACCAGTAAACTCTTCAGGCATTTCTTCTTCGATGGGAGCAGGTTCTTTTAGTTGTGCGGGCAAGTGTTCTAGTTGACGCAATGAAAAGTCGATGTAAGGTAATACGGATTCAAGCATTTTTCGCGATGATTTTTGCGTGCTGGTGGATTCACTGAGAAACACATACAAACAATCATGGTGACCACGATAGTCTTTTATGGCATGTACCAGAGCAGACTTCATTTTATCAAAACTTTTACTGACGTCGCTTAATTCAATATTATCCTCTTTAAAAATACCTTCCTGAATATTAAGCGTAAAAGGGCCTTTTCCATGTTGTAGCCAGTAACTGAATAGCCTTTTAAGCAAAGGCGTCAAGTTACTATTAGGTATTTTTGTGGTCCTTACTCCAGGAATTGCGGATACTACATCAAAATAGATCAGCCCTAAAGAAAAGTCTCCCCATGCTGCAATCATGATGTCATGAGGGATAAATCTTTGTAGGTTACCTTGAAACCACATAAAAAACTCAAAGTGTGTTTTTACGCGTAATGATTCATGTATTAACTCAACAAAGTGAGCAAGATCATTCTTATCAAGGTTTGAATTTAACGACATAGTTATGCTTTGTTTTTTCTTGGTGAGTTAACTATTCAAATTACTTATTTGTTGAAAATTCAACATTTCTATTCTTTTTAAAGCAAGAATTCGTCACTTAAAGTTAAGACCTGATTTTTCTTTGGACCATGCAATTTACGCTGCTTGTAGTACTTATGGCTCATTGCGCAAGGGTATTGAGCCTTTTAAGTTCTGATTTGAAATGATTGAAATCAGACCGTTAATTATAGAATCAGCAGAAATTGTGCCAAACGATAAATTGGCATTCGGATGTTAAATAGCGGAGGCGGCGAAATTTGAGTGAGGATCATAATGCTTAATTGTTGAGCCTAAATGGTAATTCCTGAAGTGAGAACAAAGCATGATGTATACTTTTCAGTTAAGTGATACATAAGAGTGCAACTAAATGTATGAAAACATAACGAATCTAGGTAAGGCTGAGGCTTTTGTAGACGAGATATTGGAAATAATTGATCACATCAAACTACTGGATCATTTCAGTGTTGATGAGATAAAAATTCTTTGTCATTACATGCAATGTTTTGCTGCGCCAAGAGATTACACCCTCATTCAAGAGGGTGATAAAGGAGATTTCCTTATTTTGGTTTTAAGTGGCGCGGTAGATGTCCAGAAAGATATTCCCAAAATTGGGATCAAAAAAATTGCAGAAGTGGGTGCAGGTGTTACCCTTGGAGAGATGTCGTTAATAGACTCTCAAACGCGTTTTGCTAGTTGTGTTACTTCAGCCCCAACAGATTTTGCTGTTTTCACGAGAGAATCACTAAATGAGGTATTAATTGAAATGCCAAGACTTGGAAACAAATTTCTTTTAGTTTTGCTTCAGTTGATGGCACAAAGATTGCGTGATACTTGCGACAGATTCCTGCCTAGCGTTTTTGGTGTTCCAATTTAGAGTCGCATATAAATAATATTTGATGGTAAATACTAAAAAAAAACTTTTCCAGACAATTAGGTTCGGATTTGCTGTTGTACTTACTTTTCTAAATGCATCTGTTGCCTGTGCTGATGATGAGGATGTTTTTAATCTGGTTGTTGGGACAAATTATTATTACGATAGTAACCTTTTTAAACTTCCGTCCGGTACGACACCAATTCTATCAACTGGGAAATCTAATCGCTCCGACATACTAACTAGTACGGATGCTCTATTAAGTATTGATAAACATTATTCTTTGCAGGAATTTAGCTTAACGTATCAATTGACGTCAAATAAGTATCAGACTTTTAATTTTCTAGATTTTGTTTCTAATGAGTATAAATTAAACTGGCTTTGGGCAATCAGTCCGGATTTGACAGGGACTTTATATACTGAGAAAAAGGAGACGTTGGCCAGTTTTGTAGATTTTAGAGCGCTAGGTAAGCAAAATATTATCACAGTAGAAACCAAGAATTTTGATTTTGATTATTCACCTTATATGAACTGGCATCTGATCGGTGGCTACTCTAAGGTGACTTCGCAAAATAGCCAAGTATTTATTCAACAAACCAGTTTTGAAAGTGATAGGTTCAATGCAGGTCTGAAATATGTTTTTAATTCGTTAAGTAGCCTTTCGTTCATAGCTCGGGATAGCACAGGTACTTATCTGAACCAACCTTTGGATGCAGTAAATCTGTTAGATACTGGCTTTAATGACAAATCGGAAGAACTAAGAGGTATTTGGCTTATTTCAGGAAAGTCAAAATTAGATTTAAAAATAGGATATCTCGAAAGGCAAAGTAACAATTTCTCTCAGCGCAGCTTTTCAGGAAATACTGGTACCTTGGTTTATCAGTGGGATGCACTTCCTAAAACTTCGCTAATATTTAAACTGAGTAGAAGATTAGACGGGTACACCGACAGTACTTCAAGTTATGCAGTTCTGGATTCCTTTGATTTTGAACCGACTTGGACCATTTCGCCGAAGCTGATGGTTAAGGGGAATGCTGAGATTAGTCGTAGAAGTTTTTTGGGGGATGGCCCGCAAATTGCGTCAAGCAGAAGAGAGGATCAGTCTTCAAGTTATGGTGTGAGTGCAACATGGACTCCTCGGGACTCAATAAAGACCATCATTCAGATAGGACATGAGAATAGAAATTCTACTAATAATAGTTTTGACTACGTAAGTGATAGTGCATCAATAAGTGCTCAGTTAGACTTTTAGTGTATTTTGCAAGTCACAATATGCCGTAACCAAGAATGCTCTGGGAATTAATTGCTCCAGTATTACATAATTCAAAATATAGGAATTTACAGAATAAATTATGCTTAAACGTAATGTTTCCACTACAGTTTCACTATTAACAATGTTGAGTTGTGCTTTATTGCTGGGATGCAGTAAAAGCGAAAATAACCAAACGTCCACTCAGGTGGCAGCCCGAGTTAATGGCGCAGAAATATCAATTCACCAAGTGAACCAATTTCTTAAAAATAGCCCTGGGATAACGGCTGATAATCTTTCTGCGGCCCGTAAACAAATATTGGATAAGCTGATTGATGAACAACTTGCCGTTGAGCAGGCAGGCAAAGACAATATTGACCGAACCCCTGATGTGCAAATGCAAATTGAAGCAGCAAAGCGTCAAATTATAGCGAGTGCATACATTAAGAAAGTCACTCTGGAATCAGTCAAAATATCCGATGAAGATACAAAAACGTATTATCAAGAACATCCAGCTTTATTCTCTGATCGCAAAATATATACCTTGCAAGACATAGGTGTACAAAGAAGTGATGATATCAATTCTATTCTGACGGATGATTTTATCAAACAGAAATCCAAACAGGATCTAGAAGATTGGCTTAAATCCCACCATGCTAATTTTTCTATCGAGAGTTACGTAAGGCCCGCCGAGCAGGTGCCGCTAGATATGTTGACCAAGCTTGCTAAGTTGAATGCTGGGGATGTAACAATTCTGGATTTGAATGATATAAAACATGTCATTTTTGTCATCAATACTAAGCAGGCTCCAGTAGCATATAGTGACTCAGCAGCTCTAATTAAGACTTTTTTATTCAACACAAAAGCTAAACCAGCTGCAATCGATAATTTAAAAAAATTGCGTGAACAATCCAATATTCAGTATTTCGGTGAGTTTGATCCTAAGTCTGCCTCTGATAGCAAGCTCGATATCAGTAAGGGTGTTGCCGGATTAAAATAGATAGTTCGAGAAATTAGCTAGTTTTAAAATAAGGAAATTAACTATGCCCGTGTTCAGATTTAAATTTCTATTAATGATTTATTTTTTGATTCATGCATGTATATCATTTGCAGAGGATAAAAATGATTTTGTATTGGGCGCTGGCGACTCGATTCATATTACTGTATTCCAGAATCCTGATTTAACCTTGGATACTCGAATGCCAGAGAGCGGCAATATAACTTACCCCCTGATAGGGCTAGTTAATATAGGCGGCTTAACGATTGCGGATGCTGAACGGAAAATTGCTCGTGCTTTGAAGGATGGGGGATTTTTTCAGCAGCCTCAAGTCAATATTGTCTTGGTTACACCAGGAAACCAGATATCAATACTTGGACAAGTAAGTCGCCCAGGCCGTTATGCCTTAGATACCCCTAAAATGAGAATTTCTGATGCACTGGCGCTGGCAGGTGGTGCATCTCCCACAGGTTCAGATACCGCAGTAGTCATTGGCACTCGTGAAAATAAACCATTTAGAAAAGTGATTGATATTGCATCTATATTTCTTGATGACAAACAGGATGACAATATTCAGGTGATAGCAGGAGACGAGATATATGTTCATCGTCCCCCAGTATTTTATATTTATGGAGAAGTGCAACGCCCAGGGTCTTATCGGGTTGAGAGAAGCATGACCGTGATTCAAGCATTGGCAGAAGGCGGTGGCCCGACAACGCGAGGAACGCAAAGAAGTATTAAATTATACCGCAGAAATTCAGCAGGGGAAGTTGTTGAGTCAACACCTAGCATAACTCAACCGATTCAAGCGGATGACGTACTTTACGTTCGCGAAAGTCTTTTCTAATTAAGTATTAATAAAGGAAGACTTATGAATTTCTCTCAATTTTTAATTATATTAAAAGTTCGTATTAAGATTTTTATTATTGCCATATTTGTTACCGTTTTGACGGCTACTGTTGTGAGTTTTTTATTGCCTAAAACTTACACAGCGACAGCTACA
This genomic window from Methyloradius palustris contains:
- the epsE gene encoding polysaccharide export protein EpsE, with protein sequence MPVFRFKFLLMIYFLIHACISFAEDKNDFVLGAGDSIHITVFQNPDLTLDTRMPESGNITYPLIGLVNIGGLTIADAERKIARALKDGGFFQQPQVNIVLVTPGNQISILGQVSRPGRYALDTPKMRISDALALAGGASPTGSDTAVVIGTRENKPFRKVIDIASIFLDDKQDDNIQVIAGDEIYVHRPPVFYIYGEVQRPGSYRVERSMTVIQALAEGGGPTTRGTQRSIKLYRRNSAGEVVESTPSITQPIQADDVLYVRESLF